TCTTATTTTTGTACATAATATTGGAGGCAACATTACCTTCTTTAATAAAATAGCTTTGAGAGTTCTTAGATGTTATTGTTTCACCAGAAGCACTGTCATTTACAAAAAAAAACCGTGGCCAACTGGAATAAATTAATTTAGAATGTTTCTTGTAGTTGTACCTAAGCCAGTAAAATAATCAATACCAATTGAGGTAAGAGGGACTCCTCCTTTTAAATTTATTTCAGCGTATCCACCTTCATAATCTCTTAAAAGAGGAGTGCCGTTTGATGGGGAATATTACCAAAACATATAATGTTACGTCTATTGAAGTTGAGTTAACGTTTATAAATGCTTTAGTTTTCTATTTAATATTATTAAATATTTAATTATTCTTTTTTTTTAATGTTATTTTTTTAAGGAGTGTTGTTTTTATGTGTTATTTTTATATATTTAACAATATTTGTAAATTATATATTATGAAAATTTCAAGAGTAGTTTTATTTATGATGTTTTTTTTTATTGGGATTGGGTATTCCCAAAATAAACTTTCGGGCAGTGTAGTAAACAGTAATAATAAACCTGTTGCTAATGCTAAAATTTATTTAGATTCTATTTATTCGAACGTTGAAACGGATCGAAAAGGAAATTTTGAATTATCCTTTCCCCAGAATGTAGCTACAATAAATGTTTATTCTAATGAGTATGGTTTATTGTCTAATAAATTCAGTAATGAAAAAGTTATGAATTTCATGTTTCTTAATTCCCCACTACCTTCAGGAGAAAGAATTCAAAAAGGAGGAGTATTGAAAATGGTGTATTCTAAGCAAACTAATGAATATAAAGTGAATAATAATAAAGGATCTGGTCTTGAAACAGATAGGAATTCAGGTGTATATAATACGATTTATGATCTTATAAGGGGGCGTTTGCCAGGAGTATCAGTTTCGAGAGATAATAAAATAACTATTAGGGGGGTCAGTTCTCTTAGAAATATTTCGGATCCATTATTTGTTGTCGATGGTGTAATCGTATCTAGTATTGATTTTATTTCGCCAAACAATGTAAAAAAAGTTAGTGTTTTAAAAGGAGCCGAAGCTTCTATTTATGGTTCTCAAGGCTCAAGTGGCGTTATTGTAATTAAAACAAAATAAGGAAAGTTATTTCTTTTTTTAATATATAATTCCTTCTAAACTAATTGATTTAGAAGGAATTATTGTAATTGCTTAAGACTGCCAGAAACGCTTATACTTTCACCAGTAATCCAAGAAGAATCATCTGAAGCTAAGAATACAGCCACTTTAGCAATTTCAGTTGGTTGACCAACACGACCAATAGGGGTGTTTGCAACTGCTTGTTTTTCAAAGTCTGATCCAATGAATCCCATGGTATGAGTTTATTCGGTTTCTATGATTTCTGGACAAATTGAATTAACACGAATCTTTTTTGGTCCTAGTTCTTTTTGGAGCGATTGAGTCTAATGTGCTTTTAGTAGTTAAATATATGAAACCCATTAGAAAAGGATTTTTACTCGCTACTGTACTCATAGTTTACAATACTTCCTCCATATCTCCAAATAATTTAACGGCTTCTTGAGTAGCTAAAAAAGGACGTAGTAAATTGATGGTGAAATTCCTCTTCGGTAATACTTTCAATTGGAGTAAATTGATAGACACCCAGATTATTTATAAAAAAACCCATGAACCGTATACTTTTTTAGTTGCTTCAAATAGATTCTTTACAACTGCTGAATTAGACAAATTAGCTTGAATGGCTACCGCTGTTCTGCCATTTTTTGCAATTTCAGCAGCAACTGCATTAGCTCCTTCTTTGCTCTTTCGGCTCCCGTTTATTTTGCAATTTCAGTTCCAATTCCGTTGGAAGCTCCTGTTATTATAATTACTTTATTAATTAGTTAAATCATTTTAAAGTATTTTAAATTATTAATTTTACTTTTGTACCGAAAAGATACTATCAATAGTATATTTAAGATACTATCTAGTTAAATTGTATTTACCCTAAGGGGAGCTGCATAAAAAAAACAAAAGTGAGAGATGAAAGATTTTGTAGTTCTCATTGTCCTCTAACTAGGGCAATTAGTAAGATTGGGAACAAATGGAAACCAATTATTATAAATGTTATTCAAGAAAGAACGGTTCGTTTTGGGCAGTTGGATACTATTATTCCTTTAATAACTAGGAAGGTACTAACGGAGCAATTAAAAGAATTAGAAGAAGATGGTATTTTGACACGAACTGCCTATAAAGAAATCCCACCAAGGGTAGAATACTCTTTAACAAAGCAAGGGTTAGAATTAGTGCCAATTTTAAAGACAATCACTGATTGGAATATAAAATATGAAAGTAATGGAACTGGTGAGTTAAAAATACCCATTGAAAAATAATTTAGCGAAGTGAATCAGTTTATTAACATGATTATATGAAATTATTAAATAAATACGTACTAATTTTGCTTTTCCTTTTTTAGATTATATACAATGAAAATATTATATACTTATATTAAAGCGCATAAACAATTATTGTTTTTGGCTTTATTTTTAGCAGCTATCAATCAATGTTTTTCACTTTATGACTCCATAATAATTGGTAAACTGCTTAATGAATGTGGAGTAGGGGTTACTAATTTTAATCATAATTATTCTGCTTTTGTCAAAGTAGTTTTGGGTTGGTTAGGACTTTCGTTAGGTGCTGCAATGCTCTCGCGAATAGCCAAAAATTTTCAAGATTATTTCACCAACATCATTATTCAACGTACAGGTGCGCATATGTATACCGACGGTATCCAAAAGGCTCTACAGCTTCCTTTTCAAGAATTTGAAGATCAAAGTAGTGGAGAAACTTTAGGCAAACTCCAAAAAGTAAAAATAGACTGTGAAAAGTTTATTACTTTATCTATTTCGATGGTTTTTCAAAGTCTTATCGGAATTACATTTGTTGTAATATATGCAATAAATATTCATTGGCTTTTAGGACCAATTTTTCTTGCCACTGTACCAGTTATTGCAGTAGTAAGTTCTTTTTTAGGTAAAAGAATAAAAAAAATTTCTAAGGAAATACTGGGAGAAACTACTGCATTAGCAGGAGCAACAACAGAGTCTTTAAGAAATATAGAATTGGTTAAAAGTTTAGGACTGACAGAACAGGAAGTTGATCGATTAAACAGTACAACTAATAAGATTTTAGGTTTAGAATTAAAGAAAGTACGCTTTATTCGTTCACTGAGTTTTATTCAAGGTACAACCGTTCATTTTATGCGAACAGGTTTAGTTTTTGCGCTATATATGTTTATTTTTCAAGGAATTATCAAGCCAGGTGATTTAATTACGTTAATGTTTTTTTCTTTCTTTTTATTTAATCCTTTGCAAGAGTTAGGTAATGTGATTGCTACTTATAATGAAACTAAAGCTTCTATGGATAATTTTGGAGATTTGATGCGTTCAAAAAGTGAAAAGACACCACAGCATCCCCAAACTATTGGCGCTATCAATAACTTAAAGTTTTCGAATATTTCATTCAAACATATTTCAACAAGTACTTATGCTGTAAAAGATATTTCTTTTGAAGCTAAGGCAGGAGAAACGATTGCTTTTGTTGGACCATCAGGGAGTGGTAAAACTACTTTAGTAAAAATGTTGGTTGGATTGTATTCTCCCGCTGAAGGATCTATTTTTTATAATGAAAGAAATGCTAAAGATATTGATTTGACTGAATTAAGACAGCAATTAGGTTTCGTTACTCAGGATGCACAATTATTCTCAGGAACAATTAAAGATAATTTACTATTTGTTAAGCCAACTGCTACAGATGAAGAGATCTATGATGTTTTACAAAAAGCAGCTTGTCAAAACTTATTGGAGAGAGCCGAGAACGGTTTGTATACGACAATTGGTGAAGGTGGGATTAAAGTTTCAGGAGGAGAAAAACAACGATTGTCAATTGCTAGAGCATTATTGAGAAATCCAAGATTATTAATATTTGATGAAGCAACATCTGCACTAGATTCAATTACTGAAGAGGAAATTACTAAAACAATAAGAAGCATATCATCCAAACAAGATCAAATTACCGTTTTGATAGCACACCGTTTATCAACTATAATGCATGCCGATAAAATATTTGTATTAGAACAAGGGCAAATTATAGAACAAGGAAAGCATCAAGATTTATTAGATGAAAAGGGATTGTATTACGCTATGTGGAGACAACAAATTGGTGAAAGAAAGTAAGATTTTTCTATAATTAATAATTTATCACGAAATAATTTTAATTTTAACTTGCTGAAATAGTGGTAGTTATTTATATTTTAATAATAATTTAAAAATATATAAATATTCTGAAACGTGTGTTCCAGAATATTTATATATTTGCATCATATTTAATGTCTTATGGCTCGCAATGTTGAATTTAACGAAATGGAAAGCATAGAGAAAGCTATGAATGTCTTTTGGGAAAAAGGATATCATGGTACTACTATGCAGGATTTAGTTGATGCAATGCAAATCAATAGGAGTAGTTTATATAATACCATTGGAGATAAACATTGTTTATTTATAAAGTGTGTTACTAGCTATACCGAAAATGCGATTCAAGAATCGAAAATTAAAGTTGCTCAGGAAAAATCTCCATTGCAAGCGCTTAAAAATATTATTTATGATAAAGCTGCTTGGGTTGTAGATTGTGAAAAAGGGTGTTTAGGAGTAAAGACTATTTTTGAAATTGCTCCTGAAGATGCAGAAGTAAGAAAAATATTGAGTAGGAATAATGATATTTATATTGACTTTTTAACAGAAGTTATCCAAAAAGCAATAGATGAGGGAGAATTAGAAACCACTGAAGATGCTTCATTAATTGCAGAATACATTTTGACCACTTTTACAGGCTGGAAACAAGCATACATTTTACATCGAGATCCTATAAAGATCAAAAAGATGTCAGAATACCTTATTAAACACATTACAAATTAGCATTTTTTTTGCTTATATTCTGGAACGTTTGTTCCAATAAGTACTATCTGAAATAATTACTATTTCATTTAAAATCAGAATAATATCTGGAACGATTGTTCCAGAATTGTATAATTAATTACTAACCTTAAATCCTCTAAAAACACGTCTAATTCTGGAACGAACGTTTCAGAATAAGTAATGAAAATCAATTATAATTTAATGAAAATCAAATCCAATCCAAACATGAAAACAATTATTACTCTAAGCATAGTGGCTTTAATATTAACAGGTTGTGGTAATAAAAATGAAAGTGCACCAGTAAATGTACTAGCAACATTGCCCGTTTTAAACATTGCCTATGAATCGGCAACAACTGACACAGAATTCCCAGTAGCCATTCAAGGGAAAACTGATGTTGAAATCAGATCTCAAGTTAACGGAACTTTAGATAAAATCTATGTTGATGAAGGGGCCTATGTTTCTCAAGGACAGCCTTTGTTTAAAATCAATGACAACTCATACCGTCAGCAATTTAATAGTGCATCGGCAAGTTTAAATGCTGCTAAAGCTACTGTTATCAATGCACAAATTGAAGTAGAAAAATTGAAACCGCTTGTGTTAAATAAGGTGGTTTCGGACTATCAATTAAAAATTGCGAAAGCAAATTTAGAAATTGCTAAAGCGACTGTTGCTCAAACACAAGCTGTTGTGGCCAATGCACAAATTAATCTAGGGTACACTATAATTAAAGCGCCTGTGAGCGGCTACATTGCTAGGATACCAAGAAAACAAGGAAGTCTAATTAGTACGGCTGATCCTGAAGCTTTGACGAAATTATCGGATACTAGAGATATTTACGCATACTTTTCTCTAGGTGAAAATGATTTTATCAATTTTAAAACTCAATATGAAGGTAAAACCATAAATGACAAATTAAAGAATTTGCCACCGGTATCTTTAATTTTATCAGATAATTCCATTTATTCTCAAACTGGAAAAATCGATATGGTCGATGGTCAATTTGACAAAACTACAGGTGCAATTACACTAAGAGCAAAGTTTTCTAATCCAAACGGATTGTTGCGTTCTGGAAATACTGGGAAAATAAAAATTAGTATGCAGCACGAGAACTCGATCGTAATTCCGCAAGCAGCTACAATAGAAATTCAAGATAAATTATTTGTTTTTCTTGTTGATAAAAAGAATAGTGTTGCGAGACAGCCTATACTTATTTCAGGAAAAAGCGGTACTAATTATTTAATAAAAGAAGGGCTTAAAACGGGTGATCGAATTGTATTAAAAGGCTTTGAAAGTTTGCCTGATGGTGCTACAATTATCCCTGAGAATTCCCAAAAAGTAGTAGCTAAAAATTAATTCAACTATTTAATAAATATAAAATATGTTACAAAAATTTATTGACAGGCCAGTACTGTCAACGGTAATAGCTATTCTTATAGTTATCCTAGGAGTTATAGGATTAAGGGCGCTCCCTTTACAACAATTTCCAGATATTGCTCCTCCAGCTGTTCAAGTTGTGGCACTTTATCCTGGGGCCAATGCGGAAACAGTTTTACGTTCCGTTGCGCCATCTCTTGAAGAAGCTATCAATGGTGTAGAAAACATGAGTTACATGAGTTCTACTGCGAGTAATGACGGTTCATTAGTAATTACTGTTAATTTTGAGTTAGGAACTAATCCTGATCAAGCAGCGGTAAATGTTCAAAATCGAGTTTCTCAAGCTACGAGTCAATTGCCTCCAGAAGTAGTTCAAGCTGGAATATCAACAACCAAAAAGCAAAATAGTCTTTTGATGGTGGTTGATTTATACACCGAAAATGAAGCGCAATACGACCAAACTTTTTTAGCTAATTATTCTCAAATAAATATAATTCCTGATTTAAAAAGGATTCCTGGAGTAGGGCAGGCAGTGATTTTTGGAGGAAGTAAAGATTACTCTATGCGCGTATGGTTAAGCCCATCAAAAATGGCTAGTTATAATCTAACTCCACAAGAAGTTATGGGAGCTATTCAAGACAAAAACCTTGAGGCTGCACCAGGTAGATTTGGGGAAAGTAGCAAGGAATCTTTTGAATATGTAATTAAATACAAAGGAAAATTAAATAAACCGGAACAATATGAAAATATTGTAATTCATTCGAATGCAGATGGCTCTGTATTGCGTTTAAAAGATGTTGCCCGAATTGAGTTTGGTTCCTACACTTATGGAAGTAGTACGCGTATTGATGGAAAATCAGGACTTAATATTGCAATTTATCAATTGCCAGGTTCGAACTCCAGTGATGTTCAAATTGCGATTAAAGCAATGATGGAAAAAGCATCCAAAGATTTTCCAAAAGATGTAAAACACTTAATTCTGTATAATACTAAAGACTCATTAGATTTATCAATAGAACAAGTAAAACACACTTTAATAGAAGCTTTTATTTTGGTTTTCATAGTAGTGTTTTTATTCCTTCAGGATTTTAGAGCTACTTTAATTCCAGCAATTGCGGTTCCAGTTTCTATCTTGGGTACCTTCTTTTTTATGCAGGTATTTGGATTCTCTGTCAATTTGTTAACGCTATTTGCGCTAGTTCTTGCTATTGGTATTGTTGTAGATGATGCCATTGTAGTTGTTGAGGCGGTTCATGAGAAAA
The Flavobacterium sp. WC2421 genome window above contains:
- a CDS encoding efflux RND transporter periplasmic adaptor subunit; translated protein: MKIKSNPNMKTIITLSIVALILTGCGNKNESAPVNVLATLPVLNIAYESATTDTEFPVAIQGKTDVEIRSQVNGTLDKIYVDEGAYVSQGQPLFKINDNSYRQQFNSASASLNAAKATVINAQIEVEKLKPLVLNKVVSDYQLKIAKANLEIAKATVAQTQAVVANAQINLGYTIIKAPVSGYIARIPRKQGSLISTADPEALTKLSDTRDIYAYFSLGENDFINFKTQYEGKTINDKLKNLPPVSLILSDNSIYSQTGKIDMVDGQFDKTTGAITLRAKFSNPNGLLRSGNTGKIKISMQHENSIVIPQAATIEIQDKLFVFLVDKKNSVARQPILISGKSGTNYLIKEGLKTGDRIVLKGFESLPDGATIIPENSQKVVAKN
- a CDS encoding TetR/AcrR family transcriptional regulator → MARNVEFNEMESIEKAMNVFWEKGYHGTTMQDLVDAMQINRSSLYNTIGDKHCLFIKCVTSYTENAIQESKIKVAQEKSPLQALKNIIYDKAAWVVDCEKGCLGVKTIFEIAPEDAEVRKILSRNNDIYIDFLTEVIQKAIDEGELETTEDASLIAEYILTTFTGWKQAYILHRDPIKIKKMSEYLIKHITN
- a CDS encoding winged helix-turn-helix transcriptional regulator codes for the protein MRDERFCSSHCPLTRAISKIGNKWKPIIINVIQERTVRFGQLDTIIPLITRKVLTEQLKELEEDGILTRTAYKEIPPRVEYSLTKQGLELVPILKTITDWNIKYESNGTGELKIPIEK
- a CDS encoding SDR family oxidoreductase; its protein translation is MGFIGSDFEKQAVANTPIGRVGQPTEIAKVAVFLASDDSSWITGESISVSGSLKQLQ
- a CDS encoding ABC transporter ATP-binding protein; amino-acid sequence: MKILYTYIKAHKQLLFLALFLAAINQCFSLYDSIIIGKLLNECGVGVTNFNHNYSAFVKVVLGWLGLSLGAAMLSRIAKNFQDYFTNIIIQRTGAHMYTDGIQKALQLPFQEFEDQSSGETLGKLQKVKIDCEKFITLSISMVFQSLIGITFVVIYAINIHWLLGPIFLATVPVIAVVSSFLGKRIKKISKEILGETTALAGATTESLRNIELVKSLGLTEQEVDRLNSTTNKILGLELKKVRFIRSLSFIQGTTVHFMRTGLVFALYMFIFQGIIKPGDLITLMFFSFFLFNPLQELGNVIATYNETKASMDNFGDLMRSKSEKTPQHPQTIGAINNLKFSNISFKHISTSTYAVKDISFEAKAGETIAFVGPSGSGKTTLVKMLVGLYSPAEGSIFYNERNAKDIDLTELRQQLGFVTQDAQLFSGTIKDNLLFVKPTATDEEIYDVLQKAACQNLLERAENGLYTTIGEGGIKVSGGEKQRLSIARALLRNPRLLIFDEATSALDSITEEEITKTIRSISSKQDQITVLIAHRLSTIMHADKIFVLEQGQIIEQGKHQDLLDEKGLYYAMWRQQIGERK
- a CDS encoding TonB-dependent receptor plug domain-containing protein: MKISRVVLFMMFFFIGIGYSQNKLSGSVVNSNNKPVANAKIYLDSIYSNVETDRKGNFELSFPQNVATINVYSNEYGLLSNKFSNEKVMNFMFLNSPLPSGERIQKGGVLKMVYSKQTNEYKVNNNKGSGLETDRNSGVYNTIYDLIRGRLPGVSVSRDNKITIRGVSSLRNISDPLFVVDGVIVSSIDFISPNNVKKVSVLKGAEASIYGSQGSSGVIVIKTK